The following proteins come from a genomic window of Paenibacillus spongiae:
- a CDS encoding menaquinone biosynthesis protein, producing MGLSRPITIGRIDYANVWPIFHYAEDKLPQERFVVVKRVPSELNKAFREGKLDITSMSSFAYAQNADDYLLLPDLSVSAKGRVNSILLFTREPLERVLQGRIALTATSATSVNLLKIIMSLYYKANPSYITMEPTLDKMLEQADAALLIGDTAIKESWRSEGMTVIDLGELWKTWTGFGMTFALVAVRKETAAADPEAVAQVLRALTGSKRRSLSDLAPLMSKACEQLGGSLSYWNRYFHELHYDFGPSEQNGLALYFDYAKQLGLLDTTVRMQVVEDQTAMQVNE from the coding sequence ATGGGGCTAAGTCGCCCGATCACCATCGGACGGATTGATTATGCGAATGTATGGCCAATTTTTCATTATGCGGAGGACAAGCTGCCGCAGGAACGCTTTGTTGTTGTTAAACGGGTGCCGTCAGAACTGAATAAGGCGTTTCGCGAAGGAAAGCTGGATATTACGTCGATGTCTTCCTTCGCATATGCACAGAACGCGGATGATTACTTGCTGCTGCCGGACTTGTCCGTGAGCGCCAAAGGCAGAGTCAATTCCATTCTATTGTTCACGCGTGAGCCGCTCGAGCGCGTATTGCAAGGGCGGATCGCGTTGACGGCAACCTCGGCCACGTCGGTCAATCTGCTGAAAATTATTATGTCTTTGTATTACAAAGCCAATCCATCCTATATCACCATGGAGCCAACGCTTGACAAGATGCTGGAGCAGGCTGACGCTGCGTTACTAATCGGTGATACGGCGATAAAAGAATCATGGCGCAGCGAAGGGATGACTGTTATCGATCTCGGCGAGCTGTGGAAAACCTGGACAGGTTTCGGCATGACCTTTGCGCTGGTTGCCGTGCGCAAAGAAACGGCGGCAGCCGATCCGGAAGCCGTTGCTCAAGTGCTGCGGGCATTAACGGGCAGCAAGCGGAGAAGCTTAAGCGATCTCGCTCCGCTTATGAGTAAAGCTTGCGAGCAGCTTGGAGGCTCCCTCTCGTATTGGAACCGCTACTTTCACGAGCTCCACTACGATTTTGGTCCGAGCGAGCAGAACGGCTTAGCATTATACTTCGATTATGCGAAGCAGCTCGGACTGTTGGACACGACGGTCCGGATGCAGGTTGTCGAAGACCAAACTGCCATGCAGGTGAACGAATGA
- a CDS encoding UbiX family flavin prenyltransferase — protein MVTRTESRWAVGITGASGAIYGIRLIEMLISSGIKVHLVITDAGWRVLKEELGWVAAKRQAALEARFGDAMASGSLIYHPNGDIGASIASGSYRAEGMIIMPCSMGTLASIAHGSSDNLMTRAADVMLKEGRKLMLVPRETPLHAIHLENMLKLARLGVKLIPAMPAFYYGPQSMEDMIDFLVGKVLDQIPIDHDLYRRWGDEQHGAKSPDHHRTD, from the coding sequence ATGGTAACGCGGACGGAGTCCCGTTGGGCAGTAGGCATAACGGGTGCCAGCGGCGCAATCTATGGCATCCGTCTCATCGAGATGCTTATCAGCTCCGGGATCAAAGTTCATCTTGTTATTACGGATGCCGGCTGGCGCGTATTGAAGGAGGAGCTGGGCTGGGTAGCGGCCAAGCGGCAAGCGGCGCTTGAAGCCAGATTCGGGGATGCCATGGCATCCGGCTCGCTTATATATCATCCGAATGGAGATATAGGCGCTTCGATTGCGAGCGGATCCTACCGCGCGGAAGGCATGATCATCATGCCCTGCTCGATGGGTACGCTCGCATCGATTGCGCACGGGAGCTCCGATAATTTGATGACCCGGGCTGCGGATGTTATGCTGAAGGAAGGCCGCAAGCTTATGCTTGTGCCGCGGGAAACGCCTCTGCATGCCATTCACCTGGAGAATATGCTGAAGCTTGCCAGGCTGGGCGTCAAGCTCATTCCGGCTATGCCGGCATTCTATTATGGTCCGCAGTCGATGGAGGATATGATTGACTTTCTCGTCGGCAAGGTGCTGGATCAAATACCAATAGATCACGATTTGTACAGAAGATGGGGAGATGAGCAGCATGGGGCTAAGTCGCCCGATCACCATCGGACGGATTGA
- a CDS encoding polyprenyl synthetase family protein, translated as MKLLDLYAKMKGDLDVIERELARTVTSDHALLTETSTHLLKAGGKRIRPVFVLLAGKFGNYELEVLKKVAVPLELIHMASLVHDDVIDNADTRRGQLTVKSKWDNRIAMYTGDYIYGKALSVVTDLGNPLIHQILAKAMVQMCIGEMEQIRDFFNTEQSIREYMLRIRRKTALLIAISCQLGAVASGAEWTVANRLYRFGYNVGMAFQIRDDLLDLLGTEKQIGKPPGSDIRQGNITLPVLLALRENTIRGPLLEEIKRIREADGEGDTKPALKLIRKSEGIQFAEALADRYITKAISALDGLSHIPAKKNLTDIAHFVAKRNY; from the coding sequence ATGAAACTACTTGACTTATATGCCAAAATGAAAGGCGATCTCGATGTTATCGAGCGTGAGCTAGCGCGTACCGTCACATCCGACCATGCGCTGCTTACCGAGACATCGACGCATCTGCTGAAAGCGGGTGGGAAACGAATCCGCCCGGTCTTCGTGCTGCTTGCGGGCAAGTTCGGGAACTACGAGCTGGAGGTTCTGAAGAAAGTGGCGGTCCCTCTGGAGCTGATCCATATGGCGTCGCTCGTCCATGACGACGTCATCGACAATGCGGATACTCGCCGGGGACAATTGACCGTGAAGTCCAAGTGGGACAACCGGATTGCCATGTACACGGGCGATTATATTTATGGCAAGGCGCTGTCCGTCGTTACCGATCTGGGCAATCCGCTGATCCATCAGATTCTGGCCAAAGCGATGGTACAAATGTGTATCGGCGAGATGGAGCAGATCCGCGATTTCTTCAACACCGAGCAGTCGATCCGCGAATATATGCTTCGCATCCGCCGCAAGACCGCGCTGCTGATCGCCATCAGCTGTCAGCTGGGGGCCGTCGCCTCCGGCGCCGAATGGACCGTTGCGAACCGGCTGTACCGGTTCGGTTACAATGTCGGGATGGCGTTCCAGATTCGCGATGATCTTCTGGACTTGCTCGGGACGGAGAAGCAAATCGGCAAACCGCCGGGTTCCGATATTAGACAAGGGAATATTACACTTCCGGTGCTGCTCGCACTGCGCGAGAATACGATTCGCGGACCTCTTCTAGAGGAGATCAAACGGATTCGCGAAGCGGACGGCGAAGGGGATACGAAGCCGGCCTTGAAGCTTATTCGCAAGAGCGAAGGCATTCAATTCGCGGAGGCGCTGGCGGACCGCTATATTACCAAAGCGATCTCGGCGCTGGATGGCTTGTCGCATATCCCGGCGAAGAAGAATTTAACGGACATCGCACATTTCGTAGCAAAGCGCAATTACTAG